The following proteins come from a genomic window of Streptomyces liliiviolaceus:
- a CDS encoding AMP-dependent synthetase/ligase, which produces MSEFTNPPLASAPPVGGLADAVFEYAQEDPLYIALGRKDEQGRWRDVTSAEFRDEVLALAKGLLAHGIRFGDRVAIMSRTRYEWTLFDYALWSIGAQVVPIYPTSSAEQVFWMLHDAQVSAAMVEHEDHAMTIATVIDRLPTLHKLWQLDAGAVQELYEAGGHIDDEVVHRHRRAVTPESTATIIYTSGTTGRPKGCVLSHANFMFETDTAIGRWEPLFHSKRGDEAATLLFLPLAHVFGRMVQVAAVRGKVKFGHQPQLNAAALLPDLAAFQPTFFLAVPYIFEKVFNAARRKAEKEGKGGPFEKAVEVAVRYADAVEAKAWDIGPGPSTALRMQHQLFDKLVYSKIRNAMGGRVRHAMSGGSAMDRRLGLFFAGAGVQIYEGYGLTESTAAATANPPERTRYGTVGQPIPGTTVHIADDGEIWLHGDNVFQGYLNDPKATDAALHDGWLATGDIGALDEDGYLTITGRKKEILVTSGGKSVSPGVLEERVRDHPLVAQCIVVGNDRPYIAALVTLDGEAVDHWLQMRGKSPLTPAQLVRDPDLETEVRRAVVAANTLVSQAESIRTFRILAHQFTEEHGLLTPSLKLKRKAIENAYATEVEALYRA; this is translated from the coding sequence TTGAGCGAGTTCACCAACCCTCCCCTGGCGTCGGCACCGCCGGTGGGCGGCCTGGCCGATGCCGTGTTCGAGTATGCCCAGGAGGACCCCCTCTACATCGCGCTCGGCCGCAAGGACGAGCAGGGCAGATGGCGGGACGTCACGTCCGCCGAGTTCCGTGACGAGGTCCTGGCGCTCGCCAAGGGCCTCCTGGCCCACGGCATCCGCTTCGGCGACCGCGTCGCGATCATGTCCCGTACGCGCTACGAGTGGACCCTCTTCGACTACGCGCTGTGGTCGATCGGCGCGCAGGTCGTCCCGATCTATCCCACCTCGTCGGCCGAGCAGGTCTTCTGGATGCTGCACGACGCCCAGGTGTCGGCGGCCATGGTGGAGCACGAGGACCACGCGATGACGATCGCCACAGTCATCGACCGCCTGCCGACCCTGCACAAACTGTGGCAGCTCGACGCGGGCGCGGTGCAGGAGCTGTACGAGGCCGGCGGCCACATCGACGACGAGGTGGTGCACCGGCACCGCCGCGCGGTCACCCCGGAGTCGACGGCGACGATCATCTACACGTCCGGCACCACCGGCCGCCCCAAGGGCTGCGTCCTGTCCCACGCCAACTTCATGTTCGAGACGGACACGGCGATCGGACGCTGGGAGCCGCTCTTCCATTCCAAGCGCGGCGACGAGGCGGCCACCCTGCTGTTCCTGCCGCTCGCGCACGTCTTCGGGCGGATGGTCCAGGTCGCCGCGGTCCGGGGGAAGGTCAAGTTCGGCCATCAGCCGCAGCTGAACGCGGCGGCCCTGCTGCCGGATCTCGCCGCGTTCCAGCCGACGTTCTTCCTCGCGGTGCCGTACATCTTCGAGAAGGTCTTCAACGCGGCCCGCCGCAAGGCCGAGAAGGAGGGCAAGGGCGGCCCGTTCGAGAAGGCGGTCGAGGTCGCGGTGCGCTACGCGGACGCGGTCGAGGCGAAGGCCTGGGACATCGGCCCCGGCCCGTCGACGGCCCTGCGCATGCAGCACCAGCTCTTCGACAAACTCGTCTACTCCAAGATCCGTAACGCGATGGGCGGACGCGTGCGGCACGCGATGTCCGGGGGCTCCGCGATGGACCGCCGCCTCGGCCTGTTCTTCGCGGGCGCCGGCGTGCAGATCTACGAGGGGTACGGGCTCACCGAGTCCACGGCCGCGGCGACCGCCAACCCGCCCGAGCGCACCCGGTACGGGACCGTCGGCCAGCCCATCCCCGGCACGACCGTGCACATCGCGGACGACGGCGAGATCTGGCTGCACGGCGACAACGTCTTCCAGGGCTACCTCAACGACCCGAAGGCCACCGACGCGGCCCTGCACGACGGCTGGCTGGCCACCGGTGACATCGGCGCGCTCGACGAGGACGGCTACCTGACCATCACCGGGCGCAAGAAGGAGATCCTGGTGACCTCCGGCGGCAAGAGCGTGTCGCCGGGCGTCCTGGAGGAGCGGGTGCGCGACCATCCGCTGGTCGCGCAGTGCATCGTCGTCGGCAACGACCGGCCGTACATCGCGGCGCTGGTCACGCTCGACGGGGAGGCCGTCGACCACTGGCTGCAGATGCGGGGCAAGTCCCCCCTCACCCCGGCCCAGTTGGTGCGGGACCCCGACCTGGAGACCGAGGTGCGGCGGGCCGTGGTCGCCGCGAACACCCTGGTCTCCCAGGCCGAGTCGATCCGTACGTTCCGGATACTGGCCCACCAGTTCACCGAGGAACACGGTCTGCTGACCCCGTCCCTGAAACTGAAGCGCAAGGCGATCGAGAACGCGTACGCGACAGAGGTGGAGGCCCTGTACCGCGCGTAG